GAAGAGTGGGTAGGGGCTGTGCGGAGCCCTTtctggagccgggctgggagtaGAGGAGTAGGTGTTGAGTAGAGGTGGCTTTCCGCCGGCCGAAAGGCTGAGTTTGCAGAGTTAGTGAGACGAGAGGCAGCGGCAAGTGTTTTGTCAGAggtctttattttcagtggcataaataagtgaataaataaataaataaataaatgaataaataagtaGAGAGAGTCCTTTGTCCAAATCGATGGGAGAGGCTGTATGAATGGAGGCGCAGCGGTAGCAGGCTGCGGGTGCCGTGCGGTTGTTGCAGCCGTGTCTGTTGtcccaggagaggagaggcgTGAGGCAcgggggtgggtttggggcgTCGGTGTGGGAGCGTGGCGGGAGGCACGTGGATGTGGGTCGGTGTGTGGGGGTGGGTGTTTGCGCTAGCGGCGCATGGTGCGGGTGAGGTTGTGGAGGTGCTGTAAAGAGGTGCGAGCTTCGAGGCGGACGTGGTCCCAGGCGCAGGCGCTGTGGTTGTGGGCgtggaggaagaggtggatgtCCCTGAAGTACTTGTTGATGGTGAGCAGCGGGTTGCGTGGTCCTTTGAAGAGCGTGGCGTTGTCAGGGAGGCATTGCTCGAGTTGGTGGATGTGGTGCTGGAGTTTGTTGAGGAGGTCGTTGcgagcctggctgtgccagtgctggcggGTGCTGTTGGTGCCGAGGGTGCGGAAGAGGTGCTGGAGGATGCGtagggcggtggcggcggcttGGTGCGGGCGGAGGTTGCTGTGGAGCAGGGTGTCGGGGAAGAAGGGCGGCTCTTGgaggtggcagggctgtgcgTAGCTGGGAGCCACGTCCTGGAGGAGGCGGAGTGCGTCGCCGGGGAAGGTGTCGTCGTGTGTCCAGAGCTGTTGGCAGGCGAGGGTGGTGGCGAGAGCcgtgaggaggagcaggagtgccGGGGCGGCGTGCGGCAGGTGTGGCTGTGGGGCGTTGGGCGCAGCCATGGTGGgtctgtgggtgctgtggggtggtgctgggcaggaggctggTGAGGCTCGGCGCTGGTGCTGGCGGTGGCTGTGCTTGGGGTGCTGCCGGGTGTGCGGCTTTGTATCGCGGCAGCTTTCCCTTC
This genomic stretch from Corvus hawaiiensis isolate bCorHaw1 chromosome Z, bCorHaw1.pri.cur, whole genome shotgun sequence harbors:
- the LOC125320070 gene encoding interferon-like, encoding MAAPNAPQPHLPHAAPALLLLLTALATTLACQQLWTHDDTFPGDALRLLQDVAPSYAQPCHLQEPPFFPDTLLHSNLRPHQAAATALRILQHLFRTLGTNSTRQHWHSQARNDLLNKLQHHIHQLEQCLPDNATLFKGPRNPLLTINKYFRDIHLFLHAHNHSACAWDHVRLEARTSLQHLHNLTRTMRR